TGGCTTGGAATGTCATTCAAGGCATGTTAATGACGCTGAATCATACACCTGAAATGATGAACACCGATTCATCTACCAGCACGTTGCAGTCCAAGGTTGCTTTTGGCTCCATTGCCCGTTGGGATATGACTTCCATTCTGGTCGCTGCTGTTGGATTTCTCTTGCTTGCTGCTGCATACTACGGACTTCGATCGGGGATACAGCGCTGGACACAGCGTTTCTGATTGTTTATTAAAAGAAGAACATATTCAAAAAACAGTTCTACACCAATGAAAGTTGGTAGGAGAACTGTTTTTTTGTTTTTGGTCTATTCTTAATAGATTATAGATGCTTGGAGATGACCTCTTCCAGACCTTGGGCAACCGAATCCGCACCCCGTGCAAGGTGTCTCTCGTAGAGATGCAGTCGGACAAAGCTCTCATCCGTCCCCATCGCCTCCGAGAAAATGCCACCGAGTCCACGTGCGCGGCGGTCGATCTGAAGCAACAGTTCAAGTGAATCTCCCATCGGGTAGAACAGTACTTCCAGCTCATCCAAATAACCACGGAACTTGCTCGTTGGCACGAATTCAAATTCCTGTACAAATGGAAGATTGCCACCAAGCTTTGGAGCATAGTCGTTGGTCACTTCACGCAGCTTGAAACCAAGGAGATCAATCGCATCAAGCACAGTATTCATATCTTTTGTAGGAACTACATGGAGTCTGTCCCGGTCTGAGGGGTCCATGGCGCTTGAGATATCGAGGCCCGTTTCAACCCATACCTCTGCACGATGCAGTGTAATTGGGAGATTTTCAGGTAGATCAAAGGAGAAGGATTTCTCCAGTTTGGCGCCAGGCTGTAATATAAAATCCTCGGTAAGCAAGTATTTGGCTACAACGGCAGTTTCATTTACTTTTCGATCATTGTGCTCCCGTATGTAATGGGTTTTGATCGTAAGGTAGATTCGGTCTACATTCTGTTCCACGTCTCCACCCTCGATGTACACGATCCCAGAGATGATTCCTCCAGGCGTAACCTCAGGTGTATGTAATTCTGTATTTACTTTGGCTGCTCCAACACCTACACTGGCTAACATTTTCTTAAAAAAAGACATTCATTCAACCTCCACATCCTATTGGTTTATCCAAGTGGCAAAATACGACTTCGAGCATAATACGGCGCCTACGAGAGAAGCGTTTCAAATTTTAACAAGCACAAGATGAGGATAGATAAAACTCTTAAGTG
This window of the Paenibacillus marchantiae genome carries:
- a CDS encoding sporulation protein, giving the protein MSFFKKMLASVGVGAAKVNTELHTPEVTPGGIISGIVYIEGGDVEQNVDRIYLTIKTHYIREHNDRKVNETAVVAKYLLTEDFILQPGAKLEKSFSFDLPENLPITLHRAEVWVETGLDISSAMDPSDRDRLHVVPTKDMNTVLDAIDLLGFKLREVTNDYAPKLGGNLPFVQEFEFVPTSKFRGYLDELEVLFYPMGDSLELLLQIDRRARGLGGIFSEAMGTDESFVRLHLYERHLARGADSVAQGLEEVISKHL